A region of Betaproteobacteria bacterium DNA encodes the following proteins:
- the orn gene encoding oligoribonuclease — protein sequence MAQDANALIWIDLEMSGLVPDRDRIIEIAVVVTNIALEVVAEGPVLAVHQDAAVLDAMDAWNRSTHARSGLVERVRQSDIGEAEAEARVLAFLTTHVPKGASPMCGNSVCQDRRFLARYMPVLEAYFHYRNLDVSTLKELARRWKPALASGFAKQGKHEALADIYESIAELRYYREHMLRL from the coding sequence ATGGCACAGGACGCCAATGCCCTCATCTGGATCGATCTCGAGATGAGCGGGCTCGTTCCCGACCGCGACCGCATCATCGAGATCGCCGTGGTGGTCACCAACATCGCGCTCGAGGTCGTGGCCGAAGGGCCGGTGCTTGCCGTGCATCAGGACGCTGCGGTGCTCGATGCGATGGACGCCTGGAATCGCTCCACACACGCGCGGAGCGGCCTCGTCGAGCGCGTGCGACAGTCCGACATCGGAGAAGCCGAAGCCGAAGCGCGCGTGCTGGCGTTTCTGACGACGCACGTGCCGAAGGGTGCCTCGCCCATGTGCGGGAACTCCGTCTGCCAGGATCGCCGCTTCCTCGCGCGCTACATGCCGGTGCTGGAAGCCTACTTTCACTACCGCAATCTCGACGTCAGCACGCTCAAGGAGCTCGCCCGCCGCTGGAAGCCGGCGCTCGCGTCGGGCTTCGCCAAGCAGGGCAAGCACGAGGCGCTCGCCGACATCTACGAGTCGATCGCCGAGCTGCGCTACTATCGGGAACACATGCTACGACTCTGA
- the glgP gene encoding alpha-glucan family phosphorylase, with protein sequence MMRGTQYVLEVQPELPARLARLNELANNLWYSWDRPTRTLFARLHPSLWDAVGHNPKAFLKRVDERRLRDAADDPVYLANFNRVLSNYDTYHDEPLRQNGSEWLQQGDLVAYFCAEFGLHESFPIYSGGLGILAGDHCKAASDMALPFVAVGLLYKQGYFTQTIDLEGNQHATYFDSDFDDMPVAPVLRADGSEVRIEVELPGRRVACKVWKARCGHVFLYLLDTDLDENAPHDRDIAHRLYGGDRTMRIEQEIILGIGGVRALGALGIKPTVWHINEGHAAFLILERMRGEVAAHGADFAAALETVAANTVFTTHTAVPAGHDHFSDDMMMRYFESFYGDLKASRDEFLALGRNPTGHDFNMTTLAIRGSRYHNGVSRIHGELSAKMLSSLWPQIESEENPVDHVTNGVHVPSFLTQEWQEVFDRYLGFEWTHRLRNEPFWEAINSIPDHVFWSVRQSLKAQMLILVRQRVTTQHFRNNGSEAHLERMLRFADPSNTNVLTLGFARRFATYKRATLLFEDLGWLRQVMLDADRPVLVLFAGKAHPADVPGQDLIRRIAEIGRMPEFEGRLLLVEDYDLRLARRLVSGVDVWLNNPIYPLEASGTSGMKAGINGALNLSVLDGWWEEGYDGKNGWAIKPASPLLDEHRRNREEARTLYELLQDKVIPLYYERNALGFSPGWIKMAKHSMATLMPRFNGTRMVGEYVSKFYLSASKQCRRIIESDFALARQLADWKRKVRTFWDGVRVRRLDTGARAIRYGEAMRCEVAVQLNGLAPDDVRVEMLIGRQRKRDKLKEYQRHAFEFVGVTTEQGEHIFGLEITPELCGRLEYQVRVYPHHAQLTHPFETGLMVWL encoded by the coding sequence ATCATGCGCGGAACGCAGTATGTCCTCGAAGTTCAGCCGGAGTTGCCGGCACGTCTGGCGCGGTTGAACGAGCTTGCCAACAATCTTTGGTACAGCTGGGACCGACCGACGCGCACACTCTTCGCCCGCCTGCACCCGAGCCTCTGGGACGCCGTCGGTCACAACCCGAAAGCATTCCTCAAGCGCGTCGACGAGCGCCGCTTGCGCGACGCAGCAGACGACCCCGTCTACCTCGCGAACTTCAACCGCGTACTGTCCAACTACGACACCTACCACGACGAGCCGCTGCGTCAGAACGGTTCCGAATGGCTGCAGCAGGGCGACCTCGTCGCCTACTTCTGCGCCGAGTTCGGCCTGCACGAGAGCTTTCCGATCTATTCCGGCGGTCTCGGGATTCTCGCCGGCGACCACTGCAAGGCGGCAAGCGACATGGCGCTTCCCTTCGTCGCCGTGGGGCTGCTCTACAAGCAGGGCTACTTCACGCAAACCATCGACCTCGAAGGCAATCAGCACGCGACGTACTTCGACTCCGATTTCGACGACATGCCCGTGGCACCGGTGCTGCGTGCGGACGGCTCCGAGGTGCGCATCGAGGTCGAACTGCCGGGGCGCCGCGTTGCCTGCAAGGTGTGGAAGGCGCGCTGCGGACATGTCTTCCTCTATCTGCTGGACACCGATCTCGACGAGAACGCGCCGCACGACCGTGACATCGCCCACCGCCTGTACGGCGGCGACCGCACCATGCGCATCGAGCAGGAGATCATCCTCGGCATCGGCGGTGTGCGGGCGCTCGGGGCGCTCGGCATCAAGCCCACCGTCTGGCACATCAACGAAGGGCACGCCGCGTTTCTCATCTTGGAGCGGATGCGCGGCGAAGTCGCCGCGCACGGCGCCGATTTCGCCGCCGCGCTCGAGACGGTCGCCGCGAACACCGTCTTCACCACGCACACCGCGGTGCCGGCCGGTCACGATCACTTCTCGGACGACATGATGATGCGCTACTTCGAGTCCTTCTACGGGGACCTGAAGGCATCACGCGACGAGTTTCTCGCGCTCGGCCGCAACCCGACCGGTCACGACTTCAACATGACCACGCTCGCGATTCGCGGCTCGCGCTACCACAACGGCGTATCTCGCATACACGGCGAGCTCAGCGCGAAGATGCTCTCCTCGCTCTGGCCGCAGATCGAGTCGGAAGAGAACCCGGTCGACCACGTCACCAACGGCGTGCACGTGCCGAGTTTTCTCACACAGGAATGGCAGGAAGTATTCGACCGTTACCTCGGGTTCGAATGGACGCACCGCCTGCGCAACGAGCCGTTCTGGGAAGCGATCAACAGCATTCCGGACCACGTGTTCTGGAGCGTGCGTCAATCGCTGAAGGCGCAGATGCTGATCCTGGTCCGGCAGCGCGTCACCACGCAGCATTTCCGCAACAACGGCAGCGAAGCGCACCTGGAGCGCATGCTGCGGTTTGCCGATCCGAGCAACACGAACGTCCTCACGCTCGGCTTCGCCCGCCGCTTCGCCACCTACAAGCGAGCGACGCTGCTCTTCGAAGATCTCGGCTGGCTGCGGCAGGTCATGCTCGACGCCGACCGCCCGGTGCTCGTTCTTTTCGCCGGCAAGGCACATCCCGCCGATGTGCCGGGGCAGGACCTCATCCGCCGCATCGCCGAGATCGGACGCATGCCGGAATTCGAAGGGCGCTTGCTGTTGGTCGAGGATTACGACCTGCGCCTTGCCCGCCGGCTCGTTTCCGGTGTCGACGTCTGGCTCAACAATCCGATCTATCCGCTCGAAGCCTCGGGCACGTCGGGCATGAAGGCCGGCATCAACGGTGCCCTCAACCTCTCGGTGCTCGACGGCTGGTGGGAGGAGGGTTACGACGGAAAGAACGGCTGGGCCATCAAGCCCGCATCGCCGCTGCTCGACGAGCATCGACGCAACCGCGAAGAGGCGCGCACCCTGTACGAGCTCCTGCAGGATAAGGTCATCCCGCTTTACTACGAGCGCAACGCCCTCGGCTTCTCGCCGGGCTGGATCAAGATGGCGAAGCACTCGATGGCCACACTCATGCCGCGCTTCAATGGCACCCGCATGGTGGGAGAGTACGTCTCGAAGTTTTACCTGTCGGCGAGCAAGCAGTGCCGACGCATCATCGAGAGCGATTTCGCGCTGGCGCGACAACTGGCGGACTGGAAGCGCAAGGTCCGCACGTTCTGGGACGGCGTCCGGGTTCGCCGGCTCGACACCGGAGCCCGCGCCATCCGCTACGGCGAGGCCATGCGCTGCGAAGTGGCCGTGCAGCTAAACGGGCTGGCGCCCGACGATGTTCGCGTCGAGATGCTGATCGGCCGGCAGCGCAAGCGCGACAAGCTGAAGGAATACCAGCGCCACGCGTTCGAGTTTGTCGGCGTCACCACCGAGCAGGGCGAACATATCTTCGGGCTGGAGATCACGCCGGAGCTGTGCGGCAGGCTCGAATACCAGGTGCGCGTCTATCCGCATCATGCGCAGCTCACGCATCCGTTCGAGACCGGTCTGATGGTATGGCTCTGA
- a CDS encoding M48 family metallopeptidase, producing MNTFTAVFLAALVVSAGLRLWLGSRHIRHVETHRNRVPEGFADQITLAAHDKAARYTEAKTRLHLTRVAVDALVLLALTLGGVLNWLDVAWQSLLGPGLWSGLALIGSVVVILSVIDLPLGWYRTFRIESRFGFNQMTLALFASDLAKQALVGAVVGAPLVLAVLWLMQEMGSNWWLYVWLLWVAFSIVMLVVYPTYIAPLFNKFSPMQEGDLKHRIEALLVKCGFRSQGLFVMDGSRRSSHGNAYFTGFGRAKRIVFFDTLLSRLDPPEIEAVLAHELGHFRLHHVTKRMLLTFAVSLVFLWVLGRLMNEPWFYQGLGVSTPSTAMALLLFFLVAPVFTFLLQPIMSVYSRKHEFEADAYAAQHACATDLVHALVKLYKDNASTLTPDPLHSAFYDSHPPAAQRIARLQQLAPA from the coding sequence ATGAACACCTTCACTGCCGTGTTCCTGGCGGCTCTCGTGGTGTCCGCCGGGCTTCGTCTCTGGCTCGGCAGCCGCCACATCCGTCACGTCGAAACGCACCGCAACCGTGTGCCGGAGGGTTTTGCCGACCAGATCACCCTCGCCGCCCACGACAAGGCGGCTCGCTACACCGAGGCAAAGACCCGCCTGCATCTCACGCGCGTCGCCGTCGACGCGCTCGTCCTCCTCGCGCTCACCCTGGGTGGCGTTCTGAACTGGCTGGACGTCGCCTGGCAGTCCCTGCTCGGCCCGGGACTGTGGTCGGGACTCGCCCTCATCGGCAGCGTGGTCGTGATCCTGTCGGTGATCGACCTGCCACTCGGCTGGTACCGCACGTTCCGCATCGAGTCGCGCTTCGGGTTCAATCAGATGACCCTCGCACTCTTCGCCAGCGACCTCGCCAAGCAGGCGCTGGTCGGGGCGGTGGTCGGCGCCCCGCTGGTGCTGGCAGTGCTCTGGCTCATGCAGGAGATGGGCAGCAACTGGTGGTTGTACGTCTGGCTGCTGTGGGTCGCGTTCAGCATCGTCATGCTCGTCGTCTACCCGACGTACATCGCGCCGCTTTTCAACAAGTTCTCGCCGATGCAGGAGGGCGACCTCAAGCATCGCATCGAGGCGCTGCTCGTGAAATGCGGCTTTCGCTCGCAGGGACTGTTCGTCATGGACGGCTCCAGGCGCAGCAGCCATGGCAACGCGTATTTCACCGGCTTCGGTCGCGCCAAGCGCATCGTCTTCTTCGACACACTGCTCTCGCGCCTCGATCCACCCGAGATCGAAGCGGTGCTCGCGCATGAGCTCGGACACTTCAGGCTGCACCACGTGACGAAGCGGATGCTGCTCACCTTCGCCGTCAGTCTCGTCTTCCTCTGGGTGCTCGGCCGACTCATGAACGAACCCTGGTTCTATCAGGGACTGGGCGTGTCGACACCTTCCACCGCCATGGCGCTGCTGCTCTTTTTCCTGGTCGCCCCGGTATTCACGTTCCTGCTGCAGCCGATCATGAGCGTGTATTCGCGCAAGCACGAATTCGAGGCCGATGCCTACGCCGCACAACACGCCTGCGCCACCGATCTCGTACACGCGCTCGTCAAGCTCTACAAGGACAACGCCTCCACATTGACGCCGGATCCCCTGCACTCCGCGTTCTACGATTCGCATCCGCCGGCCGCGCAGCGCATCGCGCGCCTGCAGCAATTGGCCCCCGCGTGA